A single region of the Liolophura sinensis isolate JHLJ2023 chromosome 9, CUHK_Ljap_v2, whole genome shotgun sequence genome encodes:
- the LOC135475825 gene encoding uncharacterized protein LOC135475825, which produces MASSWCSLQKSAGAHYKKSAIAHYKSAGAHYKKSAIAHYKSAGAHYKKSAIAHYKSAGAHYKISHIAHYKSVGAHYKKSAIAHYKSAGAHYKKSAIAHYKSAGAHYKKSAIAHYKSAGVHYKISPIAHYKSAGVHYKKSAIAHYKSAGVHYKKSAIAHYKSAGAHYKISHIAHYKSVGAHYKKSAIAHYKSAGAHYKISPIAHYKSAGAHYKKSAIAHYKSAGAHYKKSAIAHYKSAGAHYKKSAIAHYKSAGAHYKISAIAHYKSAGAHYKNRRALNR; this is translated from the coding sequence ATGGCATCCAGCTGGTGCTCCTTACAAAAATCTGCTGGTGCCCATTACAAAAAATCAGCTATTGCCCATTACAAATCAGCTGGTGCCCATTACAAAAAATCAGCTATTGCCCATTACAAATCAGCTGGTGCCCATTACAAAAAATCAGCTATTGCCCATTACAAATCAGCTGGTGCCCATTACAAAATATCACATATTGCCCATTACAAATCAGTTGGTGCCCATTACAAAAAATCAGCTATTGCCCATTACAAATCAGCTGGTGCCCATTACAAAAAATCAGCTATTGCCCATTACAAATCAGCTGGTGCCCATTACAAAAAATCAGCTATTGCCCATTACAAATCAGCTGGTGTCCATTACAAAATATCACCTATTGCCCATTACAAATCAGCTGGTGTCCATTACAAAAAATCAGCTATTGCCCACTACAAATCAGCTGGTGTCCATTACAAAAAATCAGCTATTGCCCATTACAAATCAGCTGGTGCCCATTACAAAATATCACATATTGCCCATTACAAATCAGTTGGTGCCCATTACAAAAAATCAGCTATTGCCCACTACAAATCAGCTGGTGCCCATTACAAAATATCACCTATTGCCCATTACAAATCAGCTGGTGCCCATTACAAAAAATCAGCTATTGCCCATTACAAATCAGCTGGTGCCCATTACAAAAAATCAGCTATTGCCCATTACAAATCAGCTGGTGCCCATTACAAAAAATCAGCTATTGCCCATTACAAATCAGCTGGTGCCCATTACAAAATATCAGCTATTGCCCATTACAAATCAGCTGGAGCCCATTACAAAAATCGTCGTGCACTGAATAGATGA
- the LOC135475824 gene encoding uncharacterized protein LOC135475824, which produces MAAQLEEAMECSKKDLNITFETKISRDKADQNVTEVCGLEYINKKTSQDEADQNVTEVCGSERINKKTSQDEADQNVTEVCGSERINKKTSQDEADQNVTENVTEVCGSECINKKTSQDEADQNVTEVCGSERINKKTSQDEADQNVTEVCGLKYINQKTSRDYDDQNVTEVCGLECINKKTSQEEADQNVTEVCGSEYINKKTSRDYDDQNVTEVCGSECINKKTSQDEADQNVTEVCGLEYINQKTSQDEADQNVTEVCGSECINKKTSQDEADQNITEVCGLKCINKKTSQDEADQNVTENVTEVCGLECINKKTSQDEADQDVTEVCSLEYINQKTSRDYDDQNITEVCGSECINKKTSQDEAGQNVTEVCGLEFINQKTSQDEADQNVTEVCGLECINKKTSQDEADQDVTEVCSLEYINQKTSQDYDDQNVTEVCGSECINKKTSQDEADQNVTEICGSERINKKTSQDEADQNVTEVCGSECINKKTSQDEADQNITEVCGLKCINKKTSQDEADQNVTEVCGSECINQKTSRDKADRYLTVVLS; this is translated from the exons ATGGCAGCCCAACTTGAGGAAGCCATGGAATGCTCCAAGAAGGATCTTAACATCACATTTGAGACA AAGATCTCACGAGACAAAGCTGACCAGAATGTCACGGAGGTTTGTGGCTTAGAATATATCAACAAGAAGACCTCACAAGATGAAGCTGACCAGAACGTCACTGAGGTTTGTGGCTCAGAACGTATCAACAAGAAGACCTCACAAGATGAAGCTGACCAGAACGTCACTGAGGTTTGTGGCTCAGAACGTATCAACAAGAAGACCTCACAAGATGAAGCTGACCAGAACGTCACTGAG AACGTCACTGAGGTTTGTGGCTCAGAATGTATCAACAAGAAGACCTCACAAGATGAAGCTGACCAGAACGTCACTGAGGTTTGTGGCTCAGAACGTATCAACAAGAAGACCTCACAAGATGAAGCTGACCAGAACGTCACTGAGGTTTGTGGCTTAAAATATATTAACCAGAAGACCTCACGAGATTACGATGACCAGAACGTCACTGAGGTTTGTGGCTTAGAATGTATCAACAAGAAGACCTCACAAGAGGAAGCTGACCAGAACGTCACTGAGGTTTGTGGCTCAGAATATATCAACAAGAAGACCTCACGAGATTACGATGACCAGAACGTCACTGAGGTTTGTGGCTCAGAATGTATCAACAAGAAGACCTCACAAGATGAAGCTGACCAGAACGTCACTGAGGTTTGTGGCTTAGAATATATTAACCAGAAGACCTCACAAGATGAAGCTGACCAGAACGTCACTGAGGTTTGTGGCTCAGAATGTATCAACAAGAAGACCTCACAAGATGAAGCTGACCAGAACATCACTGAGGTTTGTGGCTTAAAATGTATCAACAAGAAGACCTCACAAGATGAAGCTGACCAGAACGTCACTGAG AACGTCACTGAGGTTTGTGGCTTAGAATGTATCAACAAGAAGACCTCACAAGATGAAGCTGACCAGGACGTCACTGAGGTTTGTAGCTTAGAATATATTAACCAGAAGACCTCACGAGATTACGATGACCAGAACATCACTGAGGTTTGTGGCTCAGAATGTATCAACAAGAAGACCTCACAAGATGAAGCTGGCCAGAACGTCACTGAGGTTTGTGGCTTAGAATTTATTAACCAGAAGACCTCACAAGATGAAGCTGACCAGAACGTCACTGAGGTTTGTGGCTTAGAATGTATCAACAAGAAGACCTCACAAGATGAAGCTGACCAGGACGTCACTGAGGTTTGTAGCTTAGAATATATTAACCAGAAGACCTCACAAGATTACGATGACCAGAACGTCACTGAGGTTTGTGGCTCAGAATGTATCAACAAGAAGACCTCACAAGATGAAGCTGACCAGAACGTCACTGAGATTTGTGGCTCAGAACGTATCAACAAGAAGACCTCACAAGATGAAGCTGACCAGAACGTCACTGAGGTTTGTGGCTCAGAATGTATCAACAAGAAGACCTCACAAGATGAAGCTGACCAGAACATCACTGAGGTTTGTGGCTTAAAATGTATCAACAAGAAGACCTCACAAGATGAAGCTGACCAGAACGTCACTGAGGTTTGTGGCTCAGAATGTATCAACCAGAAGACCTCACGAGATAAAGCTGACCGGTACCTGACTGTGGTTTTGTCTTAA